A segment of the Vagococcus hydrophili genome:
CAGACACCTGATTTCCATCGCTTAATCATTAAGATTGAACGCAGCCCTTCATCGATTGTGTAAGCTAACCAGACGCCAACAAGGCCTAAATTAAAAGTAATGGCCATCACATATGAAAATGGAAGACTAATGACCCAAAGTACAATTAAGCTACAAATTAATGGGAATTTTACGTCTCCAGTTGCATTAAGAGAGCCAACCATGGTCATATTAATGACTCTAAAAGCTTCTAAAAAGATATCGACTAAAAAGACAATTTTAGCAATGGCGATAACTTCTGGATTGTAGGTAAAAACATGCATAATTGGTTCAATGAAAATCCAAGTTAAGAGTGAAATAACACCAGTTGCAAGCATACCAATTATAATTGTATTCTTGCCTCGGTCATAAGCCCGGTCAAATTCTCTAGCGCCAATATTGCGCCCAATCATAATTTGATTTCCTTGACTTAGTGCCGCGGCAAACAAATAAATGAACTGAGTGATGGCTGTAACGTATGATTTAGCAATTAACATATTTTCCCCAAGTGAGGCAACAATCATCGTTACAACAACTTGTGAAGCCATATAAGACAGGTTCTCGCCAGAAGACGGCAAACCTAGTGTTAAAATTAATTTTAGTTTTTCTTTTGAGAAATCTTTAAACGATATTTTCAAAATATTAAAATGAATTTCTTTGTTTAAAATAATAAAGGCAACTAGTAGTGCAACGGTATTACTAATAACAGCAGATACTCCAAGACCAGCAACCCCTAGATTTGGTAAACCAAAAGGGCTATAAAGAGCAGCGTAATTTCCGATTAATGAGAAAATTAAAGCGACCATGGGAATTAGAAGGGCTGATTTAGTTTTTCCGTGACTCCGTAAGACGGCAACAATAATGGCTGAAATAGAAGTAACGAAAAGGCTAGCGCCAAATATTTGTGTGTACTTAACACCGATTGCGACAATATTTGGTGGTAAATTCATAAATGATAATAATTGCTCTGGAAAAATGACAAATACAGCGCTAAGTAGTAAGCCAATAATAAAAGCCCCGCTAATACCTGTTGTGATAACGGATTTGATTTGTTCTTGTTTTTTTGCTCCAATGAGCTGGGCAATGATAATTTGTACACCGACTGTAATAAACCCGTAGATGAAAACTGAGAGTGTTAGTAGTTGATTAGCCGCT
Coding sequences within it:
- a CDS encoding MATE family efflux transporter codes for the protein MFLSIKSFFSKNSVSNKDLFFLSWPIFIELFLRVFIGNVNVWMISQHSESAVAAVGAANQLLTLSVFIYGFITVGVQIIIAQLIGAKKQEQIKSVITTGISGAFIIGLLLSAVFVIFPEQLLSFMNLPPNIVAIGVKYTQIFGASLFVTSISAIIVAVLRSHGKTKSALLIPMVALIFSLIGNYAALYSPFGLPNLGVAGLGVSAVISNTVALLVAFIILNKEIHFNILKISFKDFSKEKLKLILTLGLPSSGENLSYMASQVVVTMIVASLGENMLIAKSYVTAITQFIYLFAAALSQGNQIMIGRNIGAREFDRAYDRGKNTIIIGMLATGVISLLTWIFIEPIMHVFTYNPEVIAIAKIVFLVDIFLEAFRVINMTMVGSLNATGDVKFPLICSLIVLWVISLPFSYVMAITFNLGLVGVWLAYTIDEGLRSILMIKRWKSGVWRSKSHIH